ATAAGAACGGCATCCATTCCCCGTACCCAGTCTTCTCCACATGCCAATCCAGTGCATCTGCATCCCCCGTGCCGCCCCGCATGGGCCGCGGCTCCGCGCGGGGCTAACTCGCGCGGCGGTATGGCGATCGACCCAAGTGAGATCTCACGCGACATCGGCGGCCCTAGTGCCGATTGGTCGCTGTATGGCTTGAAGGAACCGCGGAAAAGGGCGGAAGCACCCACTTCATACGCAATGCCGATAATGCGTTTTGCTGTTCTACAAGCTTTTTGCAATGAGCGGACGCGGCGCAGGCCGCATGTGGCGAGGAATGGCCTCAGGGAGACGTCGGGGAGGACACCCAATGTGCGAACGTAGGCAGGCTTGCAGGCAGGAATTGCGGGCCGCCCGTGGCACGCTATTTGCGATTCATTCCGACTTCGCGATCAGAGCCGCATCGACGCGGCAGCGAACCGAAGAGGGGTCGACGTGAACATGAACCTCGGCACGAGAGGCGCGCTCACCTTCCGGCTCGGGGACTTCTGCTTTGCCGTCCGTGTCGAGGAGGCGGGCGGGATTCTCGACGCCGAGCGTCTCGCGCACTTGCCGTGCGTCGCCGAGCCGATCGCGGGGGTCGCCGCGTTTCGCGGCGAAATGGTCCCGGTCGTCGACCTCGCCGCCTATCTCGGCATTGAGACCCACGGCCTCCCCGGCCACCGGTACGCGCTCGTGCTCGCGCGCGGGATGGACCGCTTCGCTCTGCTCATTCCAGAGATCCCAAAGCTCGTTCCCGGCCGGGACCTCCGTGAAGCGCCCGCTTCCGCGGTCGATCCCGAATTGGGCGAGCTCTTCGAGTCGGAGCTGGAGACGGACCAGGATCACTTCCATTGCCTTAACTACTGGAAGATTTTCGAGACGATGATTCCGCCCGCCGGCGCGGCGGGCCCGGGTCGACCTTCCAGGGAAGGGGGGAAATAGAGATGCAAGGGCGGAGGGATGAGGACGTTCGCCGCGTGGAGACTCCCAAGCCCCCGGCGGTTCTCATCACGTTCGTCGCGGCCCTCCTGGCCGGGGCCGCCGGGATCATTCTCTCGGGTCTTGCCGCCTGGGTCTGGGTCGGAGCGATCACCTGCGGGGGGGCATACCTCGCCTCGAAAGCGTCGAGGGGGGTGAAGAGCGAGGGCCCCATCAAGGCACGACGACTCCTCCTGATGCTCGACCGCGGCGGTTCCACCGAGACCAAGGGCCCCCCGCCCGAGTTCACGGAGGAGTGGGGGACGCTCTACGACCGCCTGAACAAGATCGCCTCCGAGGCACGCACCAACGCGACCGCGCTGGCCGACTTGGAGCGGTTCCGCCAGCAGGCGGACCTCGCCGCATCCATCCTTCGGGACGACAAGGACCCGCTGACCGAGGCGCCCGAGCTGCGCGTGGGACCGCTGCAGTCCCTGCTCGAAAGCGTCAAGAGCGTGGCCGGGGCCCCGGTCGTGAGCCGCCTCCCCTTCGGCGAGGAGGAGCTGATCGGCGCCGACGGGGAGGGGCTTCCCCCGACGTGGCCCAAATCGGCCCCCGGGTCGCCGCCGCAAGGATCGGCGATCCCGGGCGAGGTCGAGAATGGGCTCCGGCATCTCGTCCGGGACCTCGAAGGGCTGGCGGCCTCGCTCGCGGGAGAAGGGCGCAGGCCGTCTGCGCCGGCGGGTGAGAACGCGGATCTGAGGAGTCCCGCCCAGCTCGTCGACGCCGTGGTGCTCACCGCGGCGGACGGGATCGAGGACCTCGCGGCGGGGCTCATGCGGGCGAACGAGCTTGCTCTGGTCGCCGAGCGCGTGACCAATCGCGCGACCCTGCTCGCGTTGAACGCGGCGCTCGAGGCGACCCGCTCCGGGAGCGAAGCCTTCGCCGCGATCGCCGAAGAGACCCGGCGACTTGCCGAGTTCGCGCGCGAGGCAACCGACACCATTTCACGCCTGTCCTCGGAAATCGAGTACAAGGTCGGCGAAACCATCACCGCGATCCATGCGACGAGCGAGGACGCGAAGACCTCCCTGGCCGAGATGTCCGGAGCGGCCACGCCCGTCCCGGCCTCGGCGCGAAGTGCGCGCGTCCAAGTCGGGAAACTGCTCGATCGGGCCCACGGGCTCCTGCACAGGCTCGGCGCGTCCCCCCCTCCCGAGCCGACCGGAGGGGACCCCGCAGCCAATCGGAATTCGGCGCAGGATGTCGTGGAGAACGATCCTCCACCGGCCGACAACTTGCCTGCGGAGGGAATCTTGCTGATCGAAGGGCTGAAACCCGGGGCCCACCTCGAGAGCTGACCCCTCGCCCGGGCCATCGAGAGGCAGCATGAGAACCGCCGCGTCCGAATATCTAAGCCAAACCCAAATCATGTCGCGCCTGGGGGCGACCTTCGGCGCGCTCATCCACGAGCAAGTCGCGGCCGTCCGCCGTTTCCTGGACGACGAGACCAATTACGATTCGAGCGAGCTCCTGCCGATCGCCGAGCTGGCCGTACGGCTCGTGGAGCGAAGCGCCGAATGGCTTGAGGTCAGCGAGATCGCGAGTCTCGCCCTCGAGATGAGGGAAGCGCTGGCGCAATTGGGCCAGCTCCGCCCGACCGACCGCCAGGATGTGATCACCCAGTGCCGCGTCGCGCTGGAGGCCGAGGAGCGCCTGGTCGACCGGCTGCGGGCCGATGGGTTCACGGCTCTGGTCGACCACGCCGGGATCGTGAGCGATGCCCTGGACGGGCTACGCGCGAATTTGAAGCAGGCGCGCGCGCAG
The genomic region above belongs to Candidatus Eisenbacteria bacterium and contains:
- a CDS encoding chemotaxis protein CheW; this encodes MNMNLGTRGALTFRLGDFCFAVRVEEAGGILDAERLAHLPCVAEPIAGVAAFRGEMVPVVDLAAYLGIETHGLPGHRYALVLARGMDRFALLIPEIPKLVPGRDLREAPASAVDPELGELFESELETDQDHFHCLNYWKIFETMIPPAGAAGPGRPSREGGK